The proteins below come from a single Penaeus monodon isolate SGIC_2016 chromosome 23, NSTDA_Pmon_1, whole genome shotgun sequence genomic window:
- the LOC119588320 gene encoding serine/threonine-protein kinase pkn2-like has translation MGILPRHLGKGGYGTALLNDHKELVMKYAQTLHTFRSFIVEAKTMALFCEYHGVQRLVGVCLEKMCLVTKYAGQSLDAHVVGRMHKEHRISVVKQVCNILQSMHKHGFAHNDIKPANVCVQMGAEGPRVTLIDFGLTMVAGTLPRLGIQWNERVCYAPEICGREKAGPCGSLSDVYAVGKLLLFLFRGNQMPQLLKCWFAKSQDMRPRERQGLGSLLEALEQERIRLFRGCY, from the coding sequence ATGGGCATACTGCCCAGGCATCTGGGCAAGGGCGGCTACGGCACCGCGCTCCTCAATGACCACAAGGAACTCGTGATGAAGTACGCGCAGACCCTGCACACATTCCGAAGCTTCATCGTGGAGGCGAAGACGATGGCGCTGTTTTGCGAGTACCACGGAGTCCAGCGCCTCGTGGGCGTGTGTCTGGAGAAGATGTGTCTCGTGACCAAGTACGCCGGCCAGAGCCTCGACGCCCACGTGGTCGGCCGCATGCACAAGGAGCACAGGATATCTGTTGTGAAGCAGGTATGCAACATCTTGCAAAGCATGCACAAGCATGGCTTTGCTCACAACGACATCAAGCCAGCCAACGTGTGCGTGCAGATGGGCGCGGAGGGACCCCGGGTGACCTTGATTGACTTCGGTCTGACCATGGTGGCCGGGACGCTGCCGAGGCTGGGGATCCAGTGGAACGAGCGTGTGTGCTACGCCCCCGAGATCTgcgggagagagaaggcgggCCCGTGCGGCAGCCTCTCCGACGTGTACGCCGTGGGCAAGCTGCTGCTGTTCCTATTCAGGGGGAACCAGATGCCGCAGCTGCTCAAGTGCTGGTTCGCCAAGAGCCAGGACATGAGGCCGAGGGAGCGCCAGGGCCTGGGCTCGCTGCTGGAGGCCCTTGAGCAGGAGAGGATCCGCCTGTTCCGAGGCTGCTACTGA